The Antechinus flavipes isolate AdamAnt ecotype Samford, QLD, Australia chromosome 5, AdamAnt_v2, whole genome shotgun sequence DNA segment GGTTTGTCTGAGATGGGTGTGGGGAAAGAGGCTGTGGGGTTCGGATCGCTCCGTTGGTTCTGGATCTCTGGAGTGGAGGGTGCCCTCCCCCAAGCATCTCATGAAAGTCTGCCTGGGAGACTGGGGACCTGTAGGGAGCAGTGCCTGACGCGTAGTAGGGCTCGTGAATGTTCGTTGCCTGACTGCCTGGGCCCGCTCaggagtggggggctcggccttgGCAGTTTCCTTGCTCTTTTTCTGTTGCTTCTCAGCGCGTGCTGCCCCTTGAGCTCTGTTCCTATTGTCCTCAGGCCTGCCCAGCTGACCACCGTGGGCAAGCGGTGCTGTCTGTGGATCCAGGATCTGTGCATGGACCTGGAGCGCCTTACACGGGCCCGGGATGACCTGCGCTTCCGGGGAGTGAAGGGCACCACGGGGACCCAGGCCAGCTTCTTACAGCTCTTTGAAGGAGACCACCAAAAGGTAGCTGAGTCAGAGGAGCTCCCTGGGCCTGGGAGGGGGCGGTGGTCCGCAGGAGCTGCCCCCGGTGATGGCGGCCATGCCCCAGGGGCCTTCAGAGAGCTCTTGTTTCCCCCCCAAGGTGGAAGAACTTGACCGAATGGTGACCGAGAAGGCCGGTTTTCGGAGGTATGTTGGGGGGAGGGCCCCAGGCTTCATCCTCCCTCCTGCTGTGGGGGGATGCCGGGCCTTTGGTTTTTGTAGTTTCAGCTCATTTGTAGCTGGGTCCCCACCCCTCTGGGGCCcatcctggctgtgggaccctggacaaataCTTCCCCCTCTTTACAACTTTGGGTAACTGAGGGGGAGCCTCCCGCACCCAATAGAGACCTGAGCCCCTTCTTGAAGTAGCAAGGACCTCTAAGCTGTCCCTTCTGGCTTGGGAGGTGGCTCCCAGGGCACGTGGAGAAGCAGCCCGGCTTCCTTCGTCTTCCCTTACAAAGAGGGGCTTGGTGCACTCCTGGCTCCCGCTGGGCACTCTGAGGTGCCCGTGAGAAGGGGGGAGGTGGCCCACAGCACCCCCTGCCTGGCATTTCCAGCCCCATAATCCTCTGCCAGAGCTGCTGTGGGGACCCCCAGACAGGTTCTGGCCATCAGCTATCGGGCCAGGAGAGCTGCTGGTTACTGCCTGTGAGGCCCATGTCTCCGCAGCCCCCAGGCTCTCGGGGCCACGGACCCCCTGATAAACACTGGCTGCGGTGGGCAGTGCTCCGGGCGTGTCCCCGGGTGCCCCCCGTCCCCTGACACTACAGGAGCCCTTTCCGGTTCCTTTGCAGAGCCTTCATCATCACAGGACAGACGTATACCCGGAAGGTGGACATCGAGGTGCTCTCTGTGCTGGCCAGTCTGGGAGCGTCCGTGCACAAGGTTGGTGACCGAGCTCTGCCCTCGGCTTTGGGCCCCCAGCCGCTCCCCCGTGGTGCTTCCTCTGGTGCTTGAGCCTCCTAAAGGGACCCGAGGCGACAGAAACGGGCCAGGGCCAACCTGTCAGGcggctttttaaaaagatattttattttcaggCCACTACATTTTCTACCTCTTCTGCTCCCCCATCCAGAGAGCCATCCCTTGTAACCAAACGGTTTTAAAGGGAAAAGCGAATGTAGCAAATTAACTCGGAGAAAGTCTAATGGCGTACGCAGGGCTCTGCAGCCATTTGGGGGGCCCTCCTTTGTGGCTCGCCGGGGTCCCTCtgatttgttttccagaattcCCTGGTTCCTTCCTCATGGCTCAGCCCCTTCAAACTTGTCATTCCTACCAGGCCCCCAAAACAGGGCTGCAGAGATTCAGGCAGTGGGCATAGGGCAGCAGAGAGGCAGGTGGCAGGGGTAGGGCAGCAGTGGGCACAGGGCAGCAGAGAGGCAGGTGGCAGGGGTAGGGCAGCAGTGGGCATGGGGCAGCAGAGAGGCAGGTGGCAGGGGTAGGGCAGCAGTGGGCATGGGGCAGCAGATAGGTCGGAGGTGGGTACTGCACCTCCTGGGACTGTAGAGAGGAGGAGGGCAGGCATGGGGCAGCACAGGTGGGTGGTGGGCACAGGGCAGCAGAGGAGAGCAGCAGCCGGGGTATGGCCCCCCCAGGCGACCAGATAATTTTTGACCTGGGAGGGGCCAGGAGTCCCCCTTTTGCAGAAGAAGAAGCTGAGGCTGAGGGAGGGTTTGGTGGCTAGCCCAGGGTCCATTAGTGAGGAGCACCTCCGTGCCATGCCCAGAGCTGTAGCGGGCCAGGTGGGCTCCCTTTCCACCCAGGGGCCTTCATTGTTCATGAGGGCCCAACCCCTAAAAAGCCCAAAGGCAGCAGGGGAACGTCCCGGGGCGCTGCCCTCGTCACCTGCTGTGGGTCACAGCGTCCCCTGACCCCGAGGGCCCAGCGGGGGGAGCCCCGGACCCCCGGAGGGGGATGGGCTCAGCATCGCCTTCTTGCTTTCAGATCTGCACCGACATCCGGCTCCTGGCCAACCTTAAGGAGCTCGAGGAGCCCTTTGAGAAACAGCAGATCGGTGAGTGCTGGGCCCGGGCGGGCTTCCTGTGGTGTAGGAGGTGCCCTCGGGCCCCGGCCCGGAGCAGGGATTCGGCAGGATGGCAGGGGGCATCTCGGAGCGGCTTCTGTCAGACGTCCTGTCTCTGTTTTATAACCGGGCCGACCCCGTTGGCCCCGGGCCGGGCTCACTTTGCCAGGCGGCTCCAGGAGCGGGTGCCTGGGTCTGTGCGAGGCTTCCCTTCTGGGGCAGCGGGCCCCGGCCTGGGTGTGCTCCGTGGGAGGCATCCCAGGGGCCCTGGGTCACACTGTGCCAGCAAGGTTGGGGGCATCGGCAGGCCCGGGGGCGTTCTGGGGTCTGGATGGGGCAGGTAGGCCCTCCTCCCTGGCCGTGGAGTCCGGCCTGTTGGCGAGAGGCTGACGCGGGCCAAACCTGGGCGCTGCTTCCGGGGCCCTCTGCGAGCGGCAGCGGCCGGGCCAGGGAGCCCGACAGTTGGCTGGAGTTGCTGGCACAGGGGCCCCGGCCTTTTCCCTCTGGGGGCCCACATTGCCGTCCCTCCTGCGGGCGTGGGGGCTCCCGGGCTGGCTCATGTGGGATCATTATCCTGAATGGCCCGGTGGTCTGGAGGGGCTCCGGTGCGTGTGCTCTCCCCGTAGCCTCACGGCCTCGGTATGGGGCCTCCTGGGCGCGCCCCCGCTGTGGGACAGGGGCACCGACTCATGCCGGTTCCCTGGCTCTGGGCCTGAGGCTGGCTTCTTCTTGGAGTGTTTGCAGCCTGGCTGGGGGGCTGCTCCCTGGCCTGGGAGGGGCCTCTCAGGAGCCCACCCTTTGGTTCCTAGGAAAGGCCCTCCCTGGGGGCCAGCATCAGCACCCCCAGCCATGGAGACTTGACCTTGGCAGTGACCTCTTGGGCATCCCACAGTGGAAGTGAGGGGAGCCCGGCTGCTGCCCACCTAGGGAGGGCCCCCAGGGGGCGCCCATGCCAGGAGCACCACAGCTAGTTGCGGGGAAGGTTGGGGGTGCCGGCCAGACTCAGCTCCTCTTCCATCCAGACCATGTGGGGCTGCCCAGGGTTTCGGGGTGCTCGGGGTTACAGTGCAGAGAGCGCCCTCTCCTCCCATGCGGCCCGGAGCCCCTGCCTCTGCTCCTTGGCTTGGGGGCCACCTCTCCTGCCCCCGGGGCCCCGACAGCTCCTGAGGGGTCTCCCTTTCTCGGGGCAGGTTCCAGCGCGATGCCGTACAAGCGGAACCCCATGCGCTGCGAGCGCTGCTGCAGCCTGGCCCGCCACCTCATGACGCTCATCGCGGATCCGCTGCAGACGGCCTCCGTGCAGTGGCTCGAGCGGACGCTAGACGACAGCGCCAACAGGTTGCCCCCTCTCTGGCGGGGGTCTGGGGGCTCAAAGGGGGGTGCCTCGGGGGGCCAGTGGCGCACTGACCCCGGGTGGCCTGTCTTGCAGGCGCCTGTGTTTGGCCGAGGCCTTTCTCACAGCGGACACCATCCTGAACACTCTGCAGAATGTTTCTGAGGGGCTGGTGGTGTACCCCAAGGTAAGGGCCCAAGGGAGGTGGGGGATACTCACTGCACCCCGACTTTGGGCAGCTCCTGGGGCATCATTGTCAGGATGCAGCTCAAAGCTGCTCATGGCAGATGTGGGGGCgactggggcgggggggggggggctgcgcAGAGGCAGCCGTGACAATTCCTCCATCTCCTTCAGGTCATTGAGCGTCGCATCCGTCAGGAGCTGCCTTTCATGGCTACAGAGAACATCATTATGGCGATGGTGAAGGCGGGAGGCAGCCGCCAGGTGCGGGGCTCGGATGCAGGAAGCTGGCTGCCCCTGGGCCCCCTgcagagaaaaagggggaagccCTGCCCAGAAGGGGCCACGGCCCTCACGTCAGCTTAGCAGGAGTTCTCGGCAAACCCACTTTGTATGGAGACACCCAGAGAGGTCCAAGGCCCTTCCGGGCAGAGGACCTAGTGTGGCCCGAGGGCAGGCAGGGGTTGATTTGGGTTTTCAGGGTAGACATTGGGCAGACTGTCAGAATCAAATAGGACTGGGGGACCGTGGGCCTTCGGGCCCGGCCACCGCCTCCCTGCCGCCCTCCAGCCACTCAGGAGGCCCCACGTTGTCCCCCCAGGATTGCCATGAGAGAATCCGGGTGCTCTCGCAGGAAGCAGCCGCCGTGGTGAAGCAGGAGGGGGGCGACAACGACCTCATCGCCCGCATCCGGGCCGACCCCTACTTCAGCCCCATCCACGCCCAGCTGGAGCGCCTGCTGGACCCTTCCTCTTTCACCGGCCGCGCGGCCCAGCAGGTGATGCCCGCCTCCTATGGGGCTTTCTGGTGATGAGGGCCTCCTGGGGCTGCAAGACCGGCCTCCTCTGCTGGGGGGGCTCCAGCTTCCTTGGGGTGGGTGCGGTGGATGTGCTGGGAGGGGAGAGCTCGGAGTCTTTCCTGAGACCTCCTGGCCAGAAAAATGGCCACGAGCCATGTCCTCCTGCAGCCCGGGGAACCCAGCCCCCCCAAGTCCTGTTAACAGATGAGCTGGCGATCGGTAGGCCCCACACTCTGGTGGGGGGCCAGGCCTGGGGTTTGTTCTCCACTGTGAACCCTTAACCAGCTCCCTTGGTGTGGCTTGGCTTGGGCGATCCCTGGAAGAGCCCCACGGGGTCACGTCCGGGCTGGATTTTAACACCTTccactctcctcccctctccctgttTGGACAGGTGGAAAGGTTCTTGAAGGAAGAAGTGCAGCATCTCCTGAAGCCTTACCAAAGTCAGATGGACGTGAAAGTGGAACTGAACCTTTAGAGGTGAAAGAAGGTGCAAGAATGGGGGTGCACTTGGGGGCACAGTCCAGAAGGATGTGTGAAGGGGGCGAGGGCACGGGACATGGCTTATTTATACTGCGCCTTTGGGAAAgggatttttcccatttcagattttatcattgcaaaaaaaaaaaaaaaagcagattgggGGTATTTTTCTCTGTCCCCATTCTGCTGTTTAATAAATTAATGTTATTGATACtcatcatttgttcattcattcaataaccCTTTTTTTGAGCACCTGCTGTTTGCCAGGTCAGTAGCCCAAGGGCAGGCCCAGAGGTTGGGGGCGGGGGGCATAGAGAAACTGGGCCCAGAAGTGCTGGGGGGTGGGGGCAGTACTACAGAGGGACTGGGCCCAGAGGATCTAGGATCAGCTTGCAGCGGAGGGACACAAAGGGACAGAGTGCATTATGTTGGTAAGGAATAATTGAGATGCACATAAAAGCAAATTCAAACTGGGTGGGCAGTGAGGGTGCTCTCCTCTTGGAGGAGGGGCTTGCTGAGGTTGAGTCCGCAAGGAAGCTAGGGAGGGATTCCATGAGAGCAG contains these protein-coding regions:
- the ADSL gene encoding adenylosuccinate lyase; this translates as MSVNGCHGGGAAGRDTYRSPLAARYASPEMCFLFSDAHKFQTWRLLWLLLAEAEQKLGLPITDEQLEEMRQNLNNIDYDMAAEEEKRLRHDVMAHVHTFGHCCPKAAGIIHLGATSCYVGDNTDLITLKKAIDVLLPKLARVISRLADFATKHASLPTLGFTHFQPAQLTTVGKRCCLWIQDLCMDLERLTRARDDLRFRGVKGTTGTQASFLQLFEGDHQKVEELDRMVTEKAGFRRAFIITGQTYTRKVDIEVLSVLASLGASVHKICTDIRLLANLKELEEPFEKQQIGSSAMPYKRNPMRCERCCSLARHLMTLIADPLQTASVQWLERTLDDSANRRLCLAEAFLTADTILNTLQNVSEGLVVYPKVIERRIRQELPFMATENIIMAMVKAGGSRQDCHERIRVLSQEAAAVVKQEGGDNDLIARIRADPYFSPIHAQLERLLDPSSFTGRAAQQVERFLKEEVQHLLKPYQSQMDVKVELNL